From Coffea arabica cultivar ET-39 chromosome 2e, Coffea Arabica ET-39 HiFi, whole genome shotgun sequence, the proteins below share one genomic window:
- the LOC113733290 gene encoding histone H3-like centromeric protein CENH3 isoform X1 translates to MARTKHPASRTRNHTKPTGVATAGTATSSAAATPTRRSPRSPAAKTSPRQAGRQKKKYRHRPGTVALREIRHFQRTWKLLIPAAPFIRLVKEISNFYTLDVTRWTAEALVALQEAAEDYLVQLFEDAMLCAIHAKRVTLMKKDWELARRLGGKGQPW, encoded by the exons atGGCGAGAACCAAACACCCGGCTTCACGAACCCGAAATCATACTAAACCCACCG GCGTCGCCACTGCCGGAACCGCCACTTCTTCCGCTGCTGCG ACGCCTACGAGGAGAAGTCCGAGGAGCCCAGCAGCAAAAACAA GTCCGAGACAGGCGGGAAGGCAGAAAAAGAAATATCGGCACAGGCCAGGGACGGTGGCTCTTAGGGAAATTCGGCATTTCCAGAGGACTTGGAAACTCCTCATTCCTGCTGCTCCTTTCATTAGACTT GTGAAAGAAATTAGCAACTTTTATACACTAGATGTTACTCGTTGGACAGCTGAAGCCTTGGTGGCACTTCAGGAG GCTGCAGAGGATTACCTGGTTCAGTTGTTTGAGGATGCAATGCTATGTGCAATCCATGCAAAGCGCGTAACACTTA TGAAAAAAGATTGGGAATTGGCACGACGTCTTGGAGGAAAGGGCCAACCTTGGTGA
- the LOC113733290 gene encoding histone H3-like centromeric protein CENH3 isoform X2 yields the protein MARTKHPASRTRNHTKPTGVATAGTATSSAAATPTRRSPRSPAAKTSPRQAGRQKKKYRHRPGTVALREIRHFQRTWKLLIPAAPFIRLVKEISNFYTLDVTRWTAEALVALQEWITTGDYFTPLIGCRGLPGSVV from the exons atGGCGAGAACCAAACACCCGGCTTCACGAACCCGAAATCATACTAAACCCACCG GCGTCGCCACTGCCGGAACCGCCACTTCTTCCGCTGCTGCG ACGCCTACGAGGAGAAGTCCGAGGAGCCCAGCAGCAAAAACAA GTCCGAGACAGGCGGGAAGGCAGAAAAAGAAATATCGGCACAGGCCAGGGACGGTGGCTCTTAGGGAAATTCGGCATTTCCAGAGGACTTGGAAACTCCTCATTCCTGCTGCTCCTTTCATTAGACTT GTGAAAGAAATTAGCAACTTTTATACACTAGATGTTACTCGTTGGACAGCTGAAGCCTTGGTGGCACTTCAGGAG TGGATAACCACTGGGGATTATTTCACTCCGCTCATAGGCTGCAGAGGATTACCTGGTTCAGTTGTTTGA
- the LOC113733292 gene encoding uncharacterized protein translates to MGKKTHRRVGPNSDRRSSRVETSDHRHVDSVETPTSQERKRTITLFLVFIIFPAISAIVYRRIYSPYTATVPNLPDVYRRGLVKTDVYYREVLAEHMKVSENVSRRQFENPVLAYITPWNSKGYDLAKKFTSKLTHISPVWYELKSEGSTFILDGRHNADTGWISDIRMKGDAKILPRVVLEAIPVDLLTKKKQRKKVINLIVAECKEMDYDGIVLESWSRWANYGVLHNPEMRKMALQFIKQLGEAMHSVILERNGQTLFLVYVIGPPYSDQLQPHDFGPEDLLSLSNVVDGFSLMTYDFSVPHNPGPNAPLKWIRSILKLLLGSDNGSQGLAKKIFLGINFYGKDFMHSGGGGEPILGRDYLSLLEQHRPVLQWEKNSAEHFFLYSDDKHIKHIVFYPSLMSIAARLEEARLWGAGISIWEIGQGLDYFFEILSEQLFVNIFKVIKVGEIAPHEGFLSNRYLIIQNYAMEALNAVGLTPLSVLSERRTEPRKYLPFHAVPQIKTCPTLANFRRDSAKVAGALPKTIGAGIVLLSSVLGSGSAEALSYEEALQQSLGEFPSLDLDAFDVSGVIDSVTNFVAENPLVVGGGVAILAVPLLLSQVFGKSKPWGVESAKAAYAKLNDDASAQLLDIRPPVELRRVGSPDVRGLKKKPVAVAYKGDDKLGFLKKLSLKFKEPENTTLFILDKFNGNSELVAELVTANGFKAAYAIRDGAEGSRGWMSSGLPWTLPKKFSLDLSNLTDTIGGTVGEADATSVILGIAAATGLGLLAFSEVETILQVLGSAALVQLIGQKFLFAEDRKKTLEKVDEFLTTKVAPKELVGDVKLIGKALLPLPVTSKALPAPTEANPGTIGSTTERVESVPGVSDAPSKVEAVAEPTAEINSVPKAEVETDSLPGISRPLSPYPNYPDLKPPASPMPAQP, encoded by the exons ATGGGCAAGAAAACACACCGGCGAGTCGGACCCAACTCCGACCGCCGATCCAGCAGAGTTGAAACGTCCGATCACCGGCACGTGGACTCAGTGGAGACTCCAACGAGCCAAGAACGCAAGCGAACTATTACCTTGTTCCTCGTCTTCATCATATTTCCCGCCATTTCAGCGATCGTTTACCGTAGAATCTACTCACCGTATACGGCTACGGTCCCGAATCTACCGGATGTTTACCGGAGAGGCCTTGTTAAGACTGACGTATATTACCGTGAAGTCCTCGCT GAGCATATGAAGGTTTCGGAAAATGTGAGTCGGCGGCAGTTTGAAAATCCTGTGCTGGCATATATTACTCCTTG GAACTCAAAAGGATATGACCTGGCCAAGAAGTTCACTTCTAAGCTGACACATATATCACCTGTGTGGTATGAACTTAAGAG CGAAGGAAGCACATTTATTCTAGACGGAAGACATAATGCTGATACTGGATGGATTTCGGATATTAGAATGAAGGGTGATGCTAAG ATATTACCaagagttgttttggaagcaaTCCCTGTGGATCTGCTAACCaagaagaaacaaaggaaaaaagtCATCAACCTTATTGTAGCAGAATGCAA GGAAATGGATTATGATGGTATTGTACTTGAATCTTGGTCAAGGTGGGCAAACTATGGTGTCTTGCATAATCCAGAAATGAGGAAGATG GCCTTGCAATTTATAAAGCAACTAGGAGAAGCTATGCATTCAGTAATCCTCGAGAGAAATGGGCAGACTTTGTTCTTAGTCTATGTTATAGGCCCACCATATTCAGATCAACTACAGCCACATGATTTTGGACCAGAAGATCTGCTAAGCTTGAGTAACGTCGTAGATGGTTTCTCTCTTATGACATATGATTTCTCAGTTCCTCATAATCCGGGTCCCAATGCACCTTTGAAGTGGATCCGCTCCATCTTGAAGCTTCTTCTTGGTTCTGACAATGGCAGTCAGGGGTTGGCTAAAAAGATATTTCTTGGCATCAATTTCTATGGAAAAGATTTCATGCATTCGGGAG GAGGTGGGGAACCAATCCTAGGCAGAGATTATCTTTCTTTGCTGGAGCAGCACAGGCCTGTATTGCAATGGGAAAAGAACAGTGCTGAGCATTTTTTCTTGTACTCTGATGACAAACATATCAAGCATATCGTGTTCTACCCGTCACTGATGTCAATTGCTGCACGGCTTGAGGAAGCTCGTTTGTGGGGTGCTGGCATCTCGATTTGGGAGATTGGGCAAGGTTTGGATTACTTTTTTGAGATCTTAT CAGAACAGCTATTTGTTAACATCTTCAAAGTCATTAAAGTAGGAGAGATTGCCCCCCACG AAGGCTTTCTGAGCAATAGATATCTGATTATCCAGAATTATGCAATGGAGGCCCTTAATGCTGTCGGTTTGACCCCACTATCTGTACTTTCAGAAAGAAGAACTGAACCCAGAAAATATCTACCGTTCCACGCAGTTCCTCAGATCAAGACGTGCCCGACATTAGCAAATTTTAGGAGGGATTCTGCAAAAGTAGCTGGGGCTTTACCGAAAACTATTGGTGCGGGTATAGTGCTACTATCCTCCGTTCTTGGTAGTGGATCAGCTGAAGCACTATCATATGAGGAAGCATTACAGCAGTCACTGGGGGAATTCCCCAGTTTAGACTTGGATGCCTTTGATGTCAGTGGAGTTATTGATAGTGTTACCAACTTTGTAGCGGAAAATCCTCTAGTTGTAGGTGGGGGTGTAGCCATTTTGGCTGTGCCACTTCTTTTATCTCAGGTGTTTGGTAAGTCTAAGCCATGGGGTGTTGAGTCTGCCAAGGCTGCTTATGCAAAATTGAATGATGATGCCAGTGCTCAACTGCTTGATATAAGACCACCGGTAGAATTAAGGCGAGTAGGCAGTCCGGATGTTCGAGGTTTGAAGAAGAAGCCAGTGGCTGTTGCTTATAAAGGTGATGATAAGCTGGGGTTCTTGAAGAAATTGTCTTTAAAGTTTAAGGAACCAGAAAACACTACACTATTCATCCTAGACAA ATTTAATGGGAACTCAGAACTGGTTGCGGAGCTTGTGACAGCAAATGGCTTCAAAGCTGCTTATGCAATCAGAGATGGAGCAGAAGGATCCCGAGGATGGATG AGCAGTGGTCTTCCGTGGACTCTTCCAAAGAAATTCAGCCTTGATCTCAGCAATTTGACTGACACAATTGGTGGTACCGTTGGT GAGGCAGATGCGACATCTGTAATTCTTGGCATTGCTGCTGCAACTGGATTAGGATTGCTAGCATTCTCAGAG GTCGAAACAATTCTGCAAGTATTAGGTTCAGCTGCGCTTGTCCAGTTAATTGGCCAAAAATTCCTGTTTGCAGAG GATAGGAAGAAAACTCTAGAGAAAGTTGACGAGTTTTTGACCACGAAGGTTGCCCCTAAGGAGCTTGTAGGTGATGTTAAG CTAATTGGGAAGGCTCTTCTACCGTTACCCGTGACTAGCAAGGCGCTACCTGCACCTACAGAAGCAAACCCTGGTACAATTGGTAGCACGACAGAGAGAGTTGAATCGGTTCCTGGGGTGAGTGATGCGCCATCTAAAGTAGAAGCAGTCGCAGAGCCAACAGCAGAAATCAATTCAGTTCCTAAAGCAGAAGTTGAAACAGATTCACTGCCTGGAATTTCAAGACCTCTTTCTCCTTACCCTAAT TATCCGGATCTGAAGCCTCCAGCATCTCCTATGCCTGCACAACCATAA